The proteins below come from a single Oxyura jamaicensis isolate SHBP4307 breed ruddy duck chromosome 1, BPBGC_Ojam_1.0, whole genome shotgun sequence genomic window:
- the CHADL gene encoding chondroadherin-like protein — protein MGFFLLVVALVLRGTAATHCPAACICDNLRAHVLCLNRNLTALPGSIPELTKKLDLRGNSFTVVPMGAFLTIPYLTHLDLQRCKVERLKEGAFRGLGRLLYLNLASNSITVLYQESLDGLSSLQQLILKKNRIEEIQPGAFSRLGSLTLLDLRENALVYLPDMVFQGLQVLRWLRLSHNALHVLGSEAFTALSALHRLSLDHNELQALPGEALSRLSEATRLDLGHNPITYLSEEAVAMASLKHLFLDHAALQDVAPDAFTRSPQLRTLDLSHNQLRGLPALAGVKQLARVNLAGNPLLCSCLLLPFHRWLGWAWVQVEGTCAEPPALHGRSLDSLRPPEMRCGLPQPPSPSPTMPSVQLGVPGSGQCPLGCSCSPDFHHANCEKQALRDIPRGFPRDTRLLDLRRNAFRTVPPSAFPGLEELVSLHLQHCGIEELHPKALWGLKGLVYLYLSDNRLSALAPAAFQGAPRLAYLHLDRNAFTRVPPGAFRLLPNLFSLYLQHNAIRELAEGDLAGLVGLRGLYLAGNAIKSIAPTALTPTKMLEKLHLERNLLAEVPTASLWGLPALSELKLSQNPIRHIGDSAFLPVASTLQHLYLDNMGLKRVSPGAFAGLGAKIKSLHLENNTMRNIPAMSNFTGLEILNLRDVPFHCDCQLLPLHRWIEKLNLRVGATCRSPPEAQGQKVKFSTTFQRCPGWGARRASPDQVKASGKPSKRKRSGKLVLRGSIES, from the exons ATGGGGTTCTTCCTGCTCGTTGTGGCCCTGGTGCTGAGGGGAACGGCTGCCACCcactgccctgcagcctgcatCTGTGACAACCTCCGCGCCCACGTCCTGTGCCTCAACAGAAACCTCACGGCCTTGCCTGGCAGCATCCCTGAG CTCACCAAGAAACTGGACCTTCGGGGCAACAGCTTCACGGTGGTCCCGATGGGAGCCTTCCTCACCATCCCGTACCTCACGCACTTGGACCTGCAGCGCTGCAAGGTGGAGAGGCTGAAAGAAGGGGCTTTCCGGGGGCTGGGGCGGCTGCTCTACCTCAACCTGGCCTCCAACAGCATCACTGTCCTCTACCAAGAGTCCCTGGATGGGCTGtcctccctccagcagctcatCCTGAAGAAGAACCGCATTGAGGAGATCCAGCCGGGTGCTTTCAGCCGGCTGGGGTCCCTCACTCTCCTCGACCTGAGGGAGAATGCCCTGGTTTACCTCCCAGACATGGTCTTCCAGGGCCTGCAGGTCCTCAGGTGGCTCCGGCTGTCCCACAACGCCCTCCACGTCCTGGGCAGCGAGGCCTTCACTGCCCTGTCCGCCCTGCACCGGCTGAGCCTGGACCACAACGAGCTGCAGGCGCTGCCCGGCGAGGCCCTGTCACGGCTGAGTGAGGCCACCCGGCTAGACCTGGGCCACAACCCCATCACCTACCTGTCCGAGGAGGCTGTGGCCATGGCCTCCCTGAAGCACCTCTTCCTGGACCACGCAGCCCTCCAGGACGTGGCACCTGATGCCTtcacccgcagcccccagctgcgGACGCTGGATCTGTCCCACAACCAGCTGCGGGGTCTACCCGCCTTGGCTGGGGTCAAGCAGCTGGCGAGGGTCAACCTGGCTGGGaaccccctgctctgctcctgcctcctgctccccttccaCCGCTGGTTGGGGTGGGCGTGGGTGCAGGTGGAGGGGACCTGCGCTGAGCCCCCTGCCCTTCATGGCCGGTCCCTCGACTCCCTGAGGCCCCCTGAGATGAGGTGCGGCCTCCCCCAGCCACCTTCTCCCAGCCCCACCATGCCCTCAGTGCAGCTGGGGGTGCCCGGGAGCGGGCAGTGtcccctgggctgctcctgctctcctgaCTTCCACCACGCCAACTGTGAGAAACAAGCCCTGCGGGACATCCCCCGCGGCTTCCCCAGGGACACCCGTCTCCTCGACCTGCGCCGAAACGCCTTCAGGACGGTGCCCCCGAGTGCCTTCCCTggcctggaggagctggtgtCCCTCCACCTGCAGCACTGTGGCATCGAGGAGCTGCACCCCAAGGCACTGTGGGGGTTGAAGGGCTTGGTCTACCTCTACCTCTCTGACAACCGCCTCTCCGCTCTGGCACCTGCTGCCTTCCAGGGGGCCCCACGGCTCGCCTACCTGCACCTGGACCGCAATGCCTTCACACGGGTGCCACCAGGAGCCTTCCGGCTCCTGCCCAACCTCTTCTCCCTCTACCTGCAGCACAATGCCATCAGGGAGCTGGCTGAGGGTGACCTGGCTGGGCTGGTGGGGCTGCGTGGGCTCTACCTTGCTGGGAACGCCATCAAGAGCATTGCCCCCACTGCCCTCACTCCCACCAAGATGCTGGAGAAGCTGCACCTGGAGAGGAACCTTCTGGCGGAGGTGCCCACGGCCTCCCTGTGGGGCCTGCCGGCCCTGAGCGAGCTGAAGCTGTCCCAGAACCCCATCAGGCACATAGGGGACAGTGCCTTCTTGCCTGTggccagcaccctgcagcacctctACCTGGACAACATGGGCCTGAAACGG GTTTCCCCTGGTGCCTTTGCTGGCCTCGGAGCCAAGATCAAAAGCCTCCACCTGGAGAACAACACCATGAGAAACATCCCTGCCATGAGCAACTTTACAGGGCTGGAAATCCTCAACCTGAGGGACGTGCCTTTCCATTGTGactgccagctccttcccctgcaccG GTGGATTGAGAAGCTCAACCTGCGCGTAGGGGCCACCTGCAGGTCCCCTCCGGAAGCCCAGGGCCAGAAAGTGAAATTTTCCACCACTTTCCAAAGATGCCCTGGCTGGGGAGCCAGAAGAGCCAGTCCTGACCAAGTCAAGGCTTCAGGGAAGCCCAGCAAGAGAAAGAGGTCAGGAAAACTGGTGCTCAGAGGctccatagaatcatag